From one Mytilus edulis chromosome 1, xbMytEdul2.2, whole genome shotgun sequence genomic stretch:
- the LOC139513397 gene encoding ADP-ribosyl-[dinitrogen reductase] glycohydrolase-like isoform X2, producing the protein MASSEDGETASHKQPSPETIDRILATIYGQCIGDAIGLLTEFLSKDEAKKHYGKKAKKLEYRHKKIVDDFHRSRWREGDWTDDSDQMILIMRSLVDCGGKVDPVDFAKKFKTWIKSGFSEVGDLSGLGIGLTTMNVTSRPDFLIDPHEVARYVWDEQDRNIASNGAVMRTSIVGIHMFWSLDDVTKNARDFAKTTHHDPRCQASTVAVSVAIATMLQGKHMDKHGKFIVKDIIQDAYEYASTCLETDTEKKDLMFYLTCDDIEDLKLDEAKKIGYTYKSMGTGFWALKQDDFRKTITKIVMQGGDADTNACVGGALLGCKLGTSTLPKSWLTKLLHKDWLDNEIKKYFEMMKWERNEKS; encoded by the exons ATGGCGAGCAGCGAAGATGGCGAAACAGCTTCT CATAAGCAACCATCACCAGAAACAATTGACAGAATTCTAGCAACTATATATGGACAGTGTATTGGTGATGCAATTGGACTTCTCACTGAATTTTTATCAAAGGATGAGGCAAAGAAG CATTATGGGAAAAAAGCCAAAAAATTAGAATATCGACATAAAAAGATCGTTGATGATTTTCACAGATCAAGATGGCGAGAAGGCGACTGGACAGATGACAGTGACCAAATGATACTAATTATGAGATCTCTTGTCGACTGTGGTGGTAAG gtaGACCCTGTTGACTTTGCTAAAAAGTTTAAAACCTGGATTAAGAGTGGTTTTAGTGAGGTGGGTGATTTATCTGGATTGGGTATAGGTCTTACAACAATGAATGTAACTTCACGTCCAGACTTCCTAATAGACCCACATGAG GTAGCCCGGTATGTTTGGGATGAACAAGACAGAAATATTGCATCCAATGGTGCTGTAATGAGGACCTCCATCGTTGGTATTCACATGTTCTGGAGTTTAGATGATGTAACAAAAAATGCAAGGGACTTTGCAAAAACAACACATCACGATCCAAG ATGCCAGGCTTCTACAGTAGCTGTGTCTGTTGCCATAGCGACCATGTTACAAGGAAAGCATATGGACAAACACGGCAAATTCATAGTGAAAGACATAATACAAGACGCCTATGAATATGCATCAACGTGTTTAGAAACGGATACAGAAAAGAAAGACCTTATGTTCTATTTGACATGTGATGATATTGAAGATTTGAAATTAGACGAAGCCAAAAAAATTGGCTACACATACAAATCTATGGGTACAGGATTTTGGGCATTGAAGCAAGATGATTTCCGGAAAACAATCACAAAAATTGTGATGCAG GGAGGAGATGCCGATACAAATGCCTGTGTTGGAGGTGCTTTACTGGGATGTAAACTTGGAACGTCTACTTTACCGAAATCATGGTTGACTAAACTTTTACACAAGGACTGGTTGGATAATGAAATCAAAAA
- the LOC139513397 gene encoding ADP-ribosyl-[dinitrogen reductase] glycohydrolase-like isoform X1, protein MASSEDGETASHKQPSPETIDRILATIYGQCIGDAIGLLTEFLSKDEAKKHYGKKAKKLEYRHKKIVDDFHRSRWREGDWTDDSDQMILIMRSLVDCGGKVDPVDFAKKFKTWIKSGFSEVGDLSGLGIGLTTMNVTSRPDFLIDPHEVARYVWDEQDRNIASNGAVMRTSIVGIHMFWSLDDVTKNARDFAKTTHHDPRCQASTVAVSVAIATMLQGKHMDKHGKFIVKDIIQDAYEYASTCLETDTEKKDLMFYLTCDDIEDLKLDEAKKIGYTYKSMGTGFWALKQDDFRKTITKIVMQGGDADTNACVGGALLGCKLGTSTLPKSWLTKLLHKDWLDNEIKKYFEMMKWERSNKSKVK, encoded by the exons ATGGCGAGCAGCGAAGATGGCGAAACAGCTTCT CATAAGCAACCATCACCAGAAACAATTGACAGAATTCTAGCAACTATATATGGACAGTGTATTGGTGATGCAATTGGACTTCTCACTGAATTTTTATCAAAGGATGAGGCAAAGAAG CATTATGGGAAAAAAGCCAAAAAATTAGAATATCGACATAAAAAGATCGTTGATGATTTTCACAGATCAAGATGGCGAGAAGGCGACTGGACAGATGACAGTGACCAAATGATACTAATTATGAGATCTCTTGTCGACTGTGGTGGTAAG gtaGACCCTGTTGACTTTGCTAAAAAGTTTAAAACCTGGATTAAGAGTGGTTTTAGTGAGGTGGGTGATTTATCTGGATTGGGTATAGGTCTTACAACAATGAATGTAACTTCACGTCCAGACTTCCTAATAGACCCACATGAG GTAGCCCGGTATGTTTGGGATGAACAAGACAGAAATATTGCATCCAATGGTGCTGTAATGAGGACCTCCATCGTTGGTATTCACATGTTCTGGAGTTTAGATGATGTAACAAAAAATGCAAGGGACTTTGCAAAAACAACACATCACGATCCAAG ATGCCAGGCTTCTACAGTAGCTGTGTCTGTTGCCATAGCGACCATGTTACAAGGAAAGCATATGGACAAACACGGCAAATTCATAGTGAAAGACATAATACAAGACGCCTATGAATATGCATCAACGTGTTTAGAAACGGATACAGAAAAGAAAGACCTTATGTTCTATTTGACATGTGATGATATTGAAGATTTGAAATTAGACGAAGCCAAAAAAATTGGCTACACATACAAATCTATGGGTACAGGATTTTGGGCATTGAAGCAAGATGATTTCCGGAAAACAATCACAAAAATTGTGATGCAG GGAGGAGATGCCGATACAAATGCCTGTGTTGGAGGTGCTTTACTGGGATGTAAACTTGGAACGTCTACTTTACCGAAATCATGGTTGACTAAACTTTTACACAAGGACTGGTTGGATAATGAAATCAAAAA atattttgaaaTGATGAAATGGGAAAGGAGTaataaatcaaaagtaaaatga